One Rosa chinensis cultivar Old Blush chromosome 5, RchiOBHm-V2, whole genome shotgun sequence genomic region harbors:
- the LOC112166490 gene encoding uncharacterized protein LOC112166490, whose product MALSSMRNLARSGLPLPLFRTQFERTRLERTQFVRTFWKSSKGRMEKDLEEKLKQLIDQGIKVEIVEDGNQPRGTYTIEVHPHTLKVMEVWGKQMKILGMLSDLYILAEVKLTLNESGLLASLYQHGPIATWRAVAQRMKGKAIDSAHELKITETWLDRIGPLAKEVSTVLIICQKQKKTASQPEEGSLEVLPHDFGSILIKLSQLRLKWKVIASLESVTLMDDSEMEDMNEIESIIRDVHKVVVIQQLLQK is encoded by the exons ATGGCCTTGTCCTCTATGCGGAATCTGGCTCGGTCCGGCCTCCCTCTTCCGTTATTTAG GACCCAGTTCGAAAGAACCCGGCTTGAAAGGACCCAGTTCGTCAGGACCTTTTGGAAGAGTAGCAAAGG GCGAATGGAAAAAGACTTGGAAGAGAAGCTGAAACAGCTCATTGACCAGGGGATTAAAGTTGAGATCGTCGAAGATGGCAACCAGCCAAGAGGCACGTACACTATAGAAGTACATCCCCACACTTTGAAGGTGATGGAAGTTTGGGGCAAGCAGATGAAGATTTTAGGGATGCTGAGTGATCTATACATTCTTGCTGAAGTCAAGTTGACTTTGAATGAGTCCGGTTTGTTGGCATCCTTGTACCAGCACGGCCCAATTGCCACCTGGAGAGCAGTAGCTCAGAGAATGAAAGGGAAAGCTATTGATTCTGCTCATGAGCTAAAGATAACAGAGACATGGCTAGATAGGATTGGACCATTGGCCAAAGAAGTCTCTACTGTTCTCATCATTTGTCAGAAACAAAAGAAGACAGCCTCACAACCTGAAGAAGGTAGCCTAGAGGTCCTCCCCCATGACTTTGGATCCATTTTGATCAAACTTTCCCAACTTCGTTTGAAATGGAAGGTCATTGCTTCTTTGGAGAGTGTAACACTAATGGATGACTCTGAGATGGAAGACATGAATGAGATAGAATCGATAATCAGAGATGTACACAAGGTTGTGGTTATCCAACAACTGTTGCAAAAATAA
- the LOC112202335 gene encoding serine/threonine-protein kinase CDG1: MSSTQFSLAKLRAATNNFSTDNVIGTGRSGLIYKAHLSNGLTVAIKNYDPDRFQGFREFRAEAEALGKLRHPNIVKLLSYQASGSVMLLVYEYVERGNLHERLRESCSFSWFDKFKILRGVANGLAYLHGLENPVIHRDIASRNVLVDSDYEPRIINFGLSRTIDKCHSLSHVSTAVAGSVPYMAPEYRSGSTKATVKGDVYSFGILMMETVLGPTRCSRYFKVSAQNRDFDLVEWVRGIELDKIISDFSGYSGYFVDALWPEYIRIALLCANDNPEDRPVMNEVVQMLNQILPHTPASSRSTG; encoded by the coding sequence ATGTCGTCGACCCAGTTCTCCCTGGCCAAGCTCCGCGCGGCCACCAACAACTTCTCTACTGATAATGTCATTGGAACTGGGAGGAGCGGCCTGATCTACAAGGCCCATCTCTCCAATGGACTCACCGTCGCCATCAAGAACTACGACCCCGATCGATTCCAAGGCTTTCGGGAATTCCGGGCTGAAGCCGAAGCGCTAGGCAAGCTTCGACACCCAAATATCGTTAAGCTTTTGAGTTATCAAGCCTCCGGCTCAGTTATGCTTCTTGTTTATGAGTATGTAGAGAGAGGTAACCTTCACGAACGTCTTCGTGAAAGTTGCTCTTTTTCATGGTTTGACAAGTTTAAGATTCTTAGAGGTGTAGCCAATGGTCTCGCTTATTTGCATGGGTTGGAAAACCCTGTCATTCATAGAGATATTGCGTCTAGAAATGTGCTGGTGGACTCAGACTATGAGCCTCGTATTATTAATTTTGGGCTTTCTAGGACTATTGACAAGTGTCATTCGCTTTCTCATGTGTCAACGGCAGTTGCTGGGTCCGTACCGTACATGGCGCCGGAGTACAGGAGTGGAAGCACCAAAGCCACGGTGAAAGGCGATGTGTATAGTTTTGGCATTTTGATGATGGAGACTGTATTAGGACCCACAAGGTGTAGTAGATATTTCAAAGTTTCAGCTCAAAACAGAGATTTTGATCTTGTAGAATGGGTTAGGGGTATAGAGTTGGACAAGATCATAAGCGACTTTTCTGGCTATTCTGGCTATTTCGTCGATGCTCTATGGCCCGAGTATATTCGGATCGCCTTATTGTGTGCTAATGATAATCCAGAAGACAGGCCTGTGATGAACGAGGTTGTTCAAATGCTAAATCAAATTCTACCTCATACCCCTGCTTCCTCCCGGAGCACCGGTTAA